The stretch of DNA GCGACGACCGTCTGCTCGTCATCGTAGGTCCCTGCTCGATCCATGATCCGAAGGCGGCGAAGGATTACGCGCAGCGTCTGGCCAAGGCCAATGATGAACTCAAAGACCGCCTGCTGATTGTCATGCGCGTCTATTTCGAGAAGCCGCGCACCACCGTTGGCTGGAAAGGCCTGATCAACGACCCGGACCTTGACGGCGAATTCAATATCCGCAAGGGCATGGATTTGGCGCGCAAGGTACTCGCCGACGTGCTGAATCTGGGTCTGCCTGCCGCCACCGAATGGCTTGATCCGATCACGCCGCAGTATCTGTGCGATATGGTCAGTTGGGGCGCCATCGGCGCGCGCAACACCGAAAGCCAGGTTCACCGCGAGCTGGCCAGCGGCATGTCGATGCCCATCGGTTTCAAGAATTCCACCGACGGCTCGGTGAAGGTCGCCGCCGATTCCTGCTATGCCGTGGCCAACGAGCATCATTTCCTTTCGATCAACCTTGACGGTCGCGTGATTTCTGCGGAGACCAAGGGTAACCCGGACTGCCATATCGTTCTGCGCGGTTCCAATTCCGGCCCCAACTACGACGAGAAGTCCGTGGCCGACGCGTTGGAAACGTTGAAACAGTCGAAGGTCACCGGCCCCAGCGAGCACGGCTTGGTCATCGACGCCGCGCACGGCAATTGCGGCAAGGACGAGGTGCGCGAGGCCGAGGTGATCGAGGAGATTGCCGCGCGCCTGGCCAAGGGCGAGCCCGGCATCTTCGGTGTGATGATGGAAAGCAACATTCGCGGCGGCCACCAGTCGCCCGCGCCGCTCGACCAGCTGGTCTACGGCCGCTCCATCACCGATTCCTGCATCTCCTGGGATCGCACCAACGAGCTCCTGCATACTCTCGCCGACGCTGTCACTTCGCGTCGCGAGCTCGACCGTTGAAGCGAGACAGAAAAAGAGCTGTCAGCGCGACCAAAAGCACGTTTTATCGCCTGTTTTCGTGCTTTTGGTCGCAGTCTGATGCCACTGATTATGCATGTTGTCGTATCATAGCTAGTGTTATGCTTTTGTGATAAGATTTCCCTTATCGTCAAGTCTTAGACCTTGGAAGAGCATAAACAATCTACCTGTTCTCGTTTTTAGTGCTGCATACAAATCGTCCCACATTTCAACGGCGCTCTCTTGATCGATGTCTGCTTCTGTGCACTGCGGCGAGAGGATATATTCCAATGCAAATTCCGCAGGTTTGAATTCAATGAGTTCGTCAAGCCCCTTTCCCTTGTAGCTTCCGTATCGAAGTTCATAGAGTTTTCTGAAATGGTCTTTCATCTTGGCATCCGAATCGAATCGGTCACTGACATAAAATACGGTATCTGTTATTCCCCATACCAATAAGAGCAGAACTACTATTACTGCAAGCAAAAGTATAAAAAATAGACAGGTGGTTATCAGGTACCCGGTACGCAGCTTATCGAGATGGCTGTTAAGCACGTCGGTATTTAAGTCTATTCCTGCTTTTTGGATAGTAGCTTGAGAATAGGTTTTGGGGAACAAGACCGAGCCTGCGCTATATCCTGCATAAGAGCCTGCATTAGTCAGACCCGCCACCAACATGCCTACCACTGAAATTATGGCCGGAATCAGGAGCAACTTGCCATATCTGAGAAGACACAAAGGCATGATTGTATCGATTAGTTGAATCTTGCTGAAGACATGGTTTGCTTTGTACAGCTTGCATACGACAGTCACGGTCAGAGCTACAATCACCACTGCTGTAAGTATGATTAAAAGAGTTTTCATTTTTACCTCTCTAAATTTCCGCCGTTTGCTATTAATTTCGGACGAAGGCTTCAGCCGCGTACTGTCGCCAACATTTCCAACGACAGTGGTGACTTAAAGCTCACTGATTTTCAGCTTTTGTTCCTTGGAGTAATGTTCCAAGTAAGCAAGGGCCTTTTTTGCGTTTTCCTGTTCCCCGCAATTGTGGAAGCACTCGTATGCGTTGTGGAATTCGGTTTCCCATTCAGTGTTATCAAGATTTTGTTTTGCAAGACTTAAGGCAAGGCAGAAATGTGCTTTTCCTTGCAAAGGCACGTCACTCAGATTGATGGCTGATTGAAGCATCGATTCGGCGATTCCGATTTGACGATGAGGGTCAGTAAGTGCCTCGTAAAGGTTCATTTCAGTGGTGAAAAGAATCCGCCTATCTTGCGTTCTGCGCGCTATTTCCACTTGTTTTTCATATGCGTCGACTTCTACGGCATGGTCATTGAGTTTGTATTTGGCGAAATTGGCTATGTAACCGTAGACTTGCGTTTCCACGATTATGGCTTTTTTCGTGTCCATCGGCGAAGTCCAAACATAGCGTGGAGCAATGTGCAAAGTGTCGATGAGGCGATTGGCGAGTGCAAGGAAGTCCTGTGTATAGTCTTTTTGACTGTGGTATTCGGCCACGAGCTGGTTGTAGAGCAAATACACCAGACACTGTGTTTTGACATCATGAGAGTTCTGAGCTTTAGAGGAGCCTGAGCTGGAATGGGCCTTTTCAAATCTCTGTAGTTTTTGTGCATATTCTTCGGCTGCGTCATCCCAGTATCCAAGCAGTGTCTCCGACCAAATCTTGGTAGTGGAGAGGATTGTTTTGCGAAGCATCGGCTCTTGTTGAATCTGATATGTATCCAGATTGTTTGTGTTTTGAGCTTGAACAGACCGAAACGCCTTAAGCCGGGCAGCAGAGAATGATGATTCAGGTGTTGATTCTTCTTCTTGTGTATTTGAGGTTGTCTGCAGGTTAGGAACGATGAGTTTTGGTTCCGGTATCTTTTGAGACGTGTCTGGCTGGGATGTGCCTAAGCTGATTGTTTCCTCTCGACTGGGTAGGTTGAGGCGCGTATGGAAAGCGCTGATTGTGTAAAAGTAAGCCGACCAATCACGCCCGAAACTCCAATACCAATGTATTGATCCGTCGGAATTGACCTGGAACCCGGTAAGCGCCATGACCGGTGCAGTTGCGAGCGTATCATATTCATCCTGATTTACGCCAAGCTGTTTGAAGGCTGCCTGTACACGTGCTTTTACCTCTTTTTCACCCTTCGGCGGGATTAAGAATAAACATTTGCTGAGGATATTCAGTTTTTTGAGTTGGGAGATTTCCCATTGCAGTGATTCGGTTTTACCAACTGTCAGAATGATGCCGCCGGAACGTAACGCTGTGAGTCTGATGCTTTCTTTCCATTTGTCATTAGCATAATAGGCATGGACTGCACCAGCACGTGGCAGTATCTCACCTGGTCTACCGACGGCGATGAGGTCGTTTATCGTTGATGATGCTATGTTGGAGACCATTTCATCGAAGGTGATTTTCGGCCACAATACGCCTCGTAAACCCGTGTTCCAATCCCATTCGGCCATGCCTACAGGTACTTCAACGTTGATGAGATCATCTTTGAAGGAACGCAAATACAGTATGGAATGTTCATTCGCTTTCATTTCGAAATGTGGCGAGGTGAATAATTTCGATATGCGTCTGCCTAATCGGCTGACTGCATAAGCAGACCACAGACCTACGATAAAAATCAACGCGAAGAACAACCACCACACCCAATATTTGAATCGTATGTGCCGAAAGACGTATGCGGAGGTGAGACCCATTTTGAACGTGAGTATCAATAGGACGCCGGACAATATGCTGCTCAGCAACAAAACCAGTTTTTCGCCGATTGTCATCGACGAACCTTGCGGCGTATTGCCGCTGAAATGCAGGTAGATTTTAATCAGGAACGGCAAAGCTGCCACATATACCCCAGTAAGGAATGACCATACCCATACCAAAGTAGGGAATACCGCTGTAAATATGTATCCGATTGCCGTTGGCACTACCAACAATAATGATGGCAGAATCGTCATCTTCAATCTTCGACCCGGATCGATGACATCCATGTCGGCTAAATCCGCATCGAGGCCAGTTGAATAGACCCCCATCATCATGCCTGCTTTGACAGCAGGCTCTCTAAAAAGCAGATGTTCGATATATCCGCGGTCGATTCTTGCTATAAGCTGTGCGGCGATGATAAATAGCAGTACTACAAGTAACGGCATTGTTCTCTTCTTTCGAAAACGTAAATGGGAAAAGTCGGAAGAACTTCTCCGTTACTTTCCGCAATAATTATGTCACGAGGCTAGGAGGCCAGTGGCAGTTGTTGATATATAGCAGATGTCAGCCTTTGCTTTGAAATTCATATGCATGGCGACCGCGATGTGGTTTAGCTTATGGTATTCATCTCGAACAAAAAGATATTCTGGTGACTCTTTCAAGGCTGGTATGAATTAGACAGTTGTGAAATATCGACAAATTCAAGAAAAAATCGTCGCATTTCGCGTCGAAAATGGTGAAATTCGAAACCTCATAGGTGACAGGCACGGAAAGGAATCGTGCTCGTCACCCGTCGAGCCAAGAATTCCGGCGGGTCCATCACAAGGTATCGAAAGGATATCTTATGGTCACCATAGCAGAAATGATTCGCCCAACCGACATCAACACGAAGAACATAATCGCCGATAAGACATTCGCCGAGCTGGTGAGACAAGCCCCACAGGACAGTAACCGTCCTCATCCGATAAACCAGGCGCAATCGCACAAGACAAAAGCTGCAGACACCGTCAATGAGCCGGCGTATACCGTATGCTCTTCAACGCTGAACATTGAACCTTCGTCGCAATCCCACGCTGATATCAGTGCCGCTGTGGGCCCCGGTTTGGAGGATGAGGCCGACGGATCCGTCCGTCTTATCAATTGCAATCATGTCGGTGTCCTTACCGCCTATCTTCTTGATAAAAGGCGGCGTCTTCCCGTCCTTGTGGCATCGCGCCGTCCCGTTTTGGACTGCTGTATGTTCGATACCGCCAAGCTTGCGGCCGACTTGGTAGGGGTGGCTACTGTTTTTGAATTGCTGGACTCCTATACGTCATTGGCATTTGCCGACGCGCTCTCCAAAAAATATCAGGTATACGGCGGCATGGTGCGTCTCTACCCGGCCGGATTCGATTGGTTGGTTGATTCGACATTGCTGAAAGGCCCTTATCATGCCAAGACCAGCGAACAGCGCCTGCATTGGGGTTCACAGATTGTTCACGAAGCGTTTGCCATGATGGCACAGGGGCAGGCGAAGTCCATCGAGGTTCCGGGCAAACGCAGTGAACGTCGTATATTCCATGAAGCCACGGTCACCGGTACATTATCGGACCGGTGCATTGCCCGGCTTGACAATGGCACTGTGGTGTCGGTAGCTGCACCGAAAAAGGCCTCTGGTATAAATGTTGATCGCCTATTCGAAAAGGGGCAGAGAATCTGCGGCAACGTCAATCCGGAAACGAACGTCATGACCGGCATAAAGATTCGACCCCGCAACGAGGCCCTTGCCGATTACCGTGCTGGCATGACCGTGCTAGCCCGCGTGGAGAAGGCGGACCAGGATGAATGTTCAATGATGCTGTACCCGGGCGTTGTGGTGAAGGTTTCGGCCGAAGACATGCCTGGTGTCTTCTCTTCGCAATCGGAGAGTCTGCGTTGTTCGTCGGCGGTAGGGACGGCTTTGCCCATGCTGATCAGGTTCCGGGGCAAGGGTTGGACGCAGTGGGATATGTGCTTCTCCGACGCCGATATCGATAGCGTCTCACCGGCTCCCGCGTTGTTGGATGGTGGACCGGAATGGTTGCAGAAAAAGGATGTCGACGAATCGGTGTTTGCACAGAACAAAAGTGCGGAGGCTAGCGGTAAGAAAGTGGGTTCTCCAACCGCCGATTCCATTGGATTCGCAAACGGAATTTCCGATGAGTCGTCTGCAGCCGCTCTCGCCTCGCAGCTTTCCGCTGAGAAAAGCAAGAATGAGAAACTCAATGAGAAGTATGAGCGCAAATGTCGCCAGTTCGCTTCGTTGCAGGAATATGCAGCACAGCAACGCAATCTGCGTTTGCAACAGAATCCGCAATTCCATACGATGCGAGGGGCGTTCAAGGAGGACTCCCAGCGTCTGCGCTATGAAGCCATTCGTTTTGACGCGTGGATCCGCGAGACTTGGTCCCTTCGATTTTCTGCCGAGGACAAGCCGCGTTACCCGCTTCCCGAAACGTGGGACTACGATCCCGGCTTCTTCGATTCCTTGGAGGGCACGGCCATCAATCGGCAGGAAGTGATTGATGCCTGCATCGATGTGCTCACCGGACTTGTCGAACAATCCAAATCGCGAGGCCTGCACCCGTTTCGTGAGAGCAGCGGCCCGTTGTCACCCGCCCGTCGTGGTCCGAATGGCGAAAAGATGTTCCGCATCAATCTTGGCCAAGGTGTTTCGGCACGACGGATGCATTATGGAAAGGGGAAAGAAGGTCGGATCATCTTCGTATTTGTCGGTGAGCATGATGAAGGGCTGTGGTGATAGGTCTGCGGGATGTGAAAGTTTGCGGATTTCCGTCCAGCTGTTCGCGTGACGAATTCGGCGGCGTGATGGGCACACTTCGATGGATAGACGAGGAAGCGTTGTGTTGGTGTGGGTATTGTTGTCGGGTATATCATGGACTCATACTTTTTCCAATGCAGGGAGCCACTATGATGAACAATGCTGAAGACGAGCACCGTTCGTTGCAGGTCTTTTTAAGCTATTCTCATCGCGATGACACATTGGGGCTTTTGACAACCTTAGTGCAGACGGCTATCGACCAATACAACGCCGACGCTGCGGAATCGAACAGTCTGACTTTTGACCTGTTTATCGACAATACGGGTATCTCCAGTGGAGACCATTGGGATCAGGTCATCGATCAGGAGCTTGATGTGACCGACATCTTCCTGCCGTGTATCACTCTTAGTTACTGTCTGAGCGAGAACTGCGCCAAGGAATTCACCTATTTCCAACAGGTTCGTCATCAGGATGAAGGAGCCCACTGCTGTATTCCGCTGTTCTTACAGGACATCCCGCAGGAGTTTGCATCGCTCGCAACGTTTAACGGAGAGGTGTTTACTGAAGCCAAAGCAATCAATGGCGTTGAAGTGTCTGCACTGCTTAACCAACGTGCTATTGGGCGTGACGAGCTTGAGAAGCTTATAGTTTCTAAGCTTGTGTACGCTTTGGACCAAGCGGTGCAAAATCTTTCCGCACAGAAGGTGGCGCCGTCAGACGGTGATTCCGGTGATGAAAGAAGCCCGGAACAGTGGAAGGAGGATATGTTTATTGAGCGGAGAGGAGATATGCTTGTTGAGCAGAAAGGGGATGTGGCTATTGACCTGACGACTTCTGTTGGGATGAAGTCCTCTGTTGCTAATGTACATTCCATCGTTACTATGAACAAGCCTGCCCCTTGTGTGATATTCAATGCCGTTATCGATGACTCCAGCGGGGTTGAAGAGCGCGGATTTGCCTTGATTAGGGATGTGACAGAGCGGGGGGAAGCCGGCTGCGTTGCTAATGCTGGCGAATATGGCAAGGTCTGTACCGCGTTCAAGGACCATGTGTATATGGTCAAAGCTTTTGTCCGCAACAACATCGCGGCGAACCGTGGACTCACAATGCGCAATGTGCGGATCACGACGGCATGGAACGCGAAGGCCACTGCGGGTCTTAAATCACAGGTACGAGCCCAGTCCGACAATTTTGATAAAAACGGCAAGGGTGAGGAGGGGCTGTCCGGCGGGGTCTGGGATGAGGCATGTCTTATGGCGGAGGATGGGTATCAACTGCAAACGAGCTTTGTTCCCGGATCAGCACGCTACTTCAGTAACGCCGGCCCAGAAGAAGGGATCGAACTGTCCAATGACATAACGGGTGCGTCGGGCACGCCCTTACACTATGAGCAGATGAACGATGAGATTCCTAAATCTACGGAGTATTCCGGTTATGTTTCCTTCCTCGTGCGGGTTGTCGATATCGCCCCGGCGTTTTCCTGCGTTGCATGGGTCCGACATGCCGGGGAAAAGAAATGGCATCATGTGGTCAATGCCCAGCCGGGTGATCGACTGCAGTTGAGGCTGGACTATCACAATACCGGCACGATTGTGCAGAAGGATGTTATTGCGCGCGAATATCTTCCGAAGGAGCTTGTCTACCAGCGACAGACGACCCGACAGTGCACCTGCAATCATCTAGATGGCTACCTTATAAATGATGATCGATGGATTGAGAAAGGTCTGAATCTTGGGAGTTACCTCCCAGATGGGAATACCACTCTCCTCTTCGATGTGGTGGTTGTAGACGGAATCGAGGGGGACGATAAAGGAAATCATAACATCGACACTGTGGGTCTCTTGATAACGGCAGGTCGAACGAAGATGGCCTCCCGAATGATTTCTGTTTCTTGTAAACCGAAGCCGGAGGCGTAAACAGGTTCTCGTTCATCTACGTGTTTGAGCTGAATATCCTTGAGTCTTGAATCAGCGGATTGAAGCGACATGGCTGTATGAATTGGTTTTCGTTGGCTGGGTTATAATTTCAGCAAAGGCCGGTTTGCTGTAAGTTTGCAGTTGTCTTACAGGCTGTGGGAACAATGCTGTTGTAAAAATTACTGGTTGACCTGCTTTCAAAAGAGTTCCCTGTCATGCGTAATTCAATATGGGAACAGTTGAAAGATGAGAGAAAGAAGAAAAGGATGACTCTGCTTGTAGCATTTCTGCTTATCATCATCGCGCAGATCATAGCAAGGATTGATCGGGGGTATATCGAGCATAGGATTGCTTCGGGCAATTTAATAAACGCGTCCCTCATGCAGAAGGTCACCACTTCCAATATAGATTCCGATTTGCTTGACAGCGGATTGGTAGTGCCACGTATGGGACTCAATATGACGGTTCTGCCAATGATACGTGTCGTGGTGCCTGTCGCGATAGGTTATGGATTGTCATTATTCAAGCCCACGCTGATATGGCTGTGGTCAACTCTTGCCGCGATATATGTCGCAGCGTTGCCTCTGATTGACAAATTCATGGTGAGGGCCAGCAACAACAAACCCTCGAAAATACCGATGAAGGCCGGAGAAATTTGCACGGTGTTGATCAGTGATATATTGGCCGCAATCGTATTGGAGAGGACATTTGATCTTGGCTATTCGACGTCCTGCGTTTTCCATCGTCTCCAGTTCCATTGGATATGGTGGCTGCTTTTCGCGATTGTTTTTCTGATTGGACTGTGGATTGCATATGCAATCGCCCGGTTTGGCGGTAGACTTTCAAAACGATTCGCTTCTTCTCATTTTGAGCTCGAGGCCGATGACCGTTTTGTGTTGTATCTGCGTTCGTTCCGAGATGAGCACGTTTCTGTCGAAGTGCCCGTTGGAATAGCAGAATTTGATTGCAATACGAGTTTGCGTGGTGTGCTTTGGCCGAGGATTTCCTTCGAGGAAATGTTGTCCAATGTTGTGGCCGCCGGTGTGGGCGATCTCATAACCGTCGGCAAACCAGGTGAGTTGCTGCCAAAGGCTGGAGCGGCGCGCAGTTATTACAAGAATGACGATTGGCAAGAGAATGTAAGGGTGACGGCTTTTCGCTCAAAAAATATCATCGTGGCTCTTGGTATCACGGATTCTCTGAAATGGGAGATTGCCCATCTCAAAGAATGGGGCCTGCTCGCCAAATGTCTGTTCGTGGTGCCGCCGGACAACGAGAAGAGGACAAAAGAGCGTGTGAAAATCGCTTTCGATGCACTTGGGGTCAACAAGAACGAGTATGAGGAACTTGACGATATGCCCGTGTTCATCATCGCGGGATTCAGCGTCAAGCCTGACGGATCCGTGCATTGGTTTTGGAATTTCGGTCGTGATTGGTCGGCATATTTGAGCGCCGTGAATGTTTTCGAAGCGCGGACGGAAATGGTAGAAGGGCAAGAAAATGATGCGATGTCGTCTGAAGCCCTGTGGGATGATTTGGAGGCTGAACAGGCATCCGGGCCGATTGCGTTTCGTTCATCAGGGAACCCAGGCAAGCGTCAGATTCAGCCTGACTTGTCGGTGCGTGCCACGATAGTCTCGAGTACACCTGCAAAGGTTCTGACAAAACAGCGCCGTTGGGATGAAGCTGTACAAAAATATGCCAAATTGATTGAAAAGTTCGATGAGGCCCATCAGGGGGAAGTTTTCGACGATTTTCCTGTCTATTACGGTGATGAGGCCCAGTCAATAGTCTATCTGCTTTATCATCAGCTTGAGGCGGAAGGAAAGAGTACCGCAAACTATGGTGGGCAATTTCTTCTTCTTGCAGACAGGTTGATTACTAATCTTCATTCGTCTCCAAAGTATGTCTGGTTGTCGTCGATGGAAACGCAGAAGGCTGTTGTGGTGGAGACTGAAGTGAATGGTCTTGTGGCCGACTATGCGCGCGATAAACTTGAGGATTCCGATTTGGAAATCAAATCACGAAAGGAACAGGTAGAAGCCGCTGAACGAACTCAGGACCAGAGGATAGTTATGACAGCGCAATCGGCGTTGTATTTGGCCTTGCATGAAAGTTCGGAAAGAGTCGATGCTGCCAGAGCAAGGCTGGAATCCGCAATAAAACTTGGCGATGTGCGTTCGCAGGCTACAAATCATTTGTATATAGGTTTGGGCCTTGCGGAGCAAGGGGCCGACCGAAGCGAATGGGAACCGGAGTTGCGCATGGCTAGCAAACAATTCAAAGAGTGCGGGGAGACCGAGAACGCGCAAGGCGCATTAGATTATATAGCGAAATTTGATAGGAATACCCAGTCGGATTGAAACGATATCGATGTATAAAGCGGATGTGGAACGTTCAACAGATGGCATGAGCTCAGTGGAATCCGCTTGAATCCGTAGTTTTCCGTTTGGTTTGTCTTCCCACAAAGGTCGATATAATTGTCATATCTGCCTTGCTGCTTTGCCACTTGGAAAGGATGGGTCGATGAAGACGCGTATAGGAATAACGGGACACCAGCGAATTCCCGCCGCTGCCTACGGGTATGTCGAACGCGGCCTGAGCGAGTTTCTCAGGTCTTATGAAGGCTTGGGCAAAGAAGTGACGGGCGTGAGCTGCTTGGCATACGGGGCCGATCAGTTGTTTGCTTCAGCTATGCTCAAGGGCGGCCATGGTCTTGAAGCGATCATCCCCTGCGACCACTACGAAACGACCTTTGACGATGCTGGCCTTCGTGAGTACCGGTCATTGCTTGGCCGTGCCTCGAATGTTTTGAAGCTGGATTATCCACAACCTTGTGAGGACGCTTTTCTTGCCGCCGGTTTGCAAGTGGTAGATCGTTGCGATGTGCTGGTCGCTTTCTGGGATGGCCTTCCGGCCGCGGGCAAAGGCGGTACCGGCGATGTGGTGGATTATGCGCGTCAGCAGGGCAAGCCGGTGACCATCATCTGGCCCGAAGGCGTCGTTCACTGAAATCGGTTCGGGGCAGTTGACCACAGTGCTGCGGGGAATTTAGATGAGTCCTTTGGCCGCCAGATTCCAATAATATTGTCCGCGCAGCGTCAGCGAAATCGTTCCGCCCTTTATGCAGGCCCAATACAAATCGTGGTTGCCGTCGTCGGCGTCGATGTTGACGAGATGCGCATCGCGCCATATCTTGAAATCCTCCATCAGCTTCATGGAGGGGGTCAGTTCGTCCGGTCGTTCCTGCCCAGTGCGCATTTTGCCTTCGGATGCCGTCGATTTTTCCATTTCAGGATAGGGATGGAATTTCTTGTCGGCTCGGCTGAAAATTCGGCATCCTTGCTTCTCAGGTCTCGGATCCGTTGCCGTGTAGAGCAGACGCAATTGCTTGCGGCTTATTCCGGTCTGTGTATGCCTTAAGACGATGATTTTGTCGAGACACGCCTTGAGCACCGGTTGCTGACGTGCCCCACGCGAGGTGATCGCCATACTGGCGTCGGCGTAGAGGGAGACCGCCGTGACGTTGCCGAAAATATCCGCGCTCCCGCCCTGCAGCCCGGCCAGTAGACTGGCGGTGAATATGCCGTGGTCGCCCAGTTCGGCCGCCTGCTGGTTTTCGCGGGCCGCAGCCAGCACGACGACGTTTCGTGGCACGTCGATGTTTTTGATCGATCCGGCATGGCAGCAATCAAGAATGACGGTGACCGTGTTGACCTGTGGATGTTGTTTGATGATTTTCATCAGATCGGAAAAGCGCAGGCCGTGGCGTTCGTCATCCTTGTCGGGATCGTCTTCGACGCTGGCGAGCAGCAAGTCGTGTCTTTTCAATTTGTCCGCGTGACCTGAGAAATAAAAGAGGATGTCATTGCCATCGGCGTCGGCGAACAGGGCCTTGACCTGATCGAGCATTCTTGACTCTCGGGCAGAGGAACCTAGCAATAGTGATTTTTCCGGCGAACTCCAATCGTATCCGCCATCGGAATCGTATAGCAATTCGGCTATCGAGCGAGCGTCGTTTTCGCAATAGCTCAGTAACGGCCACTTTTCGGAGTCATAGTGGTTTATGCCTATGTACAGCGCTTCTCTGGACATGCTTACGTTTCCTCCGGTGGACGTTTTCGTTTTTGACAACTTATCATTGTTGGTGTCTACGACGGTCATATTTTATCATCCAGCTGGTAAACTGGACACCATTCCAATGATGGGCGACGGGCAGATTACGGCTAGGAGGATTCCATGGCTGGTGAGAGGTTCAGGGCGAGATTCGGCGAGGCATCTCAGAGCGCCGAATACTTCAACGATTTCAAGAAAGATGTACAACGCTTGTGTGAAAAAGTTTGTGCCGATGATGGCACTCTTTTCGGATATGCGGATCTTTTGCTCTATCAGAGCGAAAGGGTTCCCCTGCCCGTTCATACCGTTCGCTTAGAAGAAGCTTTAGATAAAGACACACCGGAATCGCAACAGCATAGAATCGAGCTGAACACTTGGTTCATGCGATATTTTGTGATGTGGAGAGAACAGTTCGATAGATACACCGGCACGTTCGATGATTTTGATGACGAGCCGTCTTCCGAGATTCTCGACGATGCTGACGACGGACGGTTTAAGAGCAGTACTGGGGCTCTTAATTCGATTATCGGTAGTTGGTACACGGCAATCGCCAGGGAAACATTGGCGAATGCGATACGAAGTCACTATCCTTATGCTGCATCCGCCGATGACGCCATGCTTGAGGAGCTCTCGGAGATCTTCAAGCAGAATCAAGATCTGGCTGGATT from Bifidobacterium sp. ESL0728 encodes:
- a CDS encoding toll/interleukin-1 receptor domain-containing protein, which produces MMNNAEDEHRSLQVFLSYSHRDDTLGLLTTLVQTAIDQYNADAAESNSLTFDLFIDNTGISSGDHWDQVIDQELDVTDIFLPCITLSYCLSENCAKEFTYFQQVRHQDEGAHCCIPLFLQDIPQEFASLATFNGEVFTEAKAINGVEVSALLNQRAIGRDELEKLIVSKLVYALDQAVQNLSAQKVAPSDGDSGDERSPEQWKEDMFIERRGDMLVEQKGDVAIDLTTSVGMKSSVANVHSIVTMNKPAPCVIFNAVIDDSSGVEERGFALIRDVTERGEAGCVANAGEYGKVCTAFKDHVYMVKAFVRNNIAANRGLTMRNVRITTAWNAKATAGLKSQVRAQSDNFDKNGKGEEGLSGGVWDEACLMAEDGYQLQTSFVPGSARYFSNAGPEEGIELSNDITGASGTPLHYEQMNDEIPKSTEYSGYVSFLVRVVDIAPAFSCVAWVRHAGEKKWHHVVNAQPGDRLQLRLDYHNTGTIVQKDVIAREYLPKELVYQRQTTRQCTCNHLDGYLINDDRWIEKGLNLGSYLPDGNTTLLFDVVVVDGIEGDDKGNHNIDTVGLLITAGRTKMASRMISVSCKPKPEA
- a CDS encoding 3-deoxy-7-phosphoheptulonate synthase; this encodes MAIMRGPGSSEDARRFSEEAVYPETVDVNIRQLDPIPAPRAFLKETPLTKPMGDLVLKSRQEIRDILHGRDDRLLVIVGPCSIHDPKAAKDYAQRLAKANDELKDRLLIVMRVYFEKPRTTVGWKGLINDPDLDGEFNIRKGMDLARKVLADVLNLGLPAATEWLDPITPQYLCDMVSWGAIGARNTESQVHRELASGMSMPIGFKNSTDGSVKVAADSCYAVANEHHFLSINLDGRVISAETKGNPDCHIVLRGSNSGPNYDEKSVADALETLKQSKVTGPSEHGLVIDAAHGNCGKDEVREAEVIEEIAARLAKGEPGIFGVMMESNIRGGHQSPAPLDQLVYGRSITDSCISWDRTNELLHTLADAVTSRRELDR
- a CDS encoding caspase family protein yields the protein MSREALYIGINHYDSEKWPLLSYCENDARSIAELLYDSDGGYDWSSPEKSLLLGSSARESRMLDQVKALFADADGNDILFYFSGHADKLKRHDLLLASVEDDPDKDDERHGLRFSDLMKIIKQHPQVNTVTVILDCCHAGSIKNIDVPRNVVVLAAARENQQAAELGDHGIFTASLLAGLQGGSADIFGNVTAVSLYADASMAITSRGARQQPVLKACLDKIIVLRHTQTGISRKQLRLLYTATDPRPEKQGCRIFSRADKKFHPYPEMEKSTASEGKMRTGQERPDELTPSMKLMEDFKIWRDAHLVNIDADDGNHDLYWACIKGGTISLTLRGQYYWNLAAKGLI